A region of Arabidopsis thaliana chromosome 5, partial sequence DNA encodes the following proteins:
- the PUM16 gene encoding pumilio 16 (pumilio 16 (PUM16); FUNCTIONS IN: RNA binding, binding; CONTAINS InterPro DOMAIN/s: Pumilio RNA-binding repeat (InterPro:IPR001313), Armadillo-like helical (InterPro:IPR011989), Armadillo-type fold (InterPro:IPR016024); BEST Arabidopsis thaliana protein match is: pumilio 17 (TAIR:AT1G35850.1); Has 1807 Blast hits to 1807 proteins in 277 species: Archae - 0; Bacteria - 0; Metazoa - 736; Fungi - 347; Plants - 385; Viruses - 0; Other Eukaryotes - 339 (source: NCBI BLink).), which yields MANNNSFSMSTMFNTIQEILNEEPLTVPSPPSRGGYSLFHIRKAEMDIQRIFNFMTGSEDLKDDISVLDTGTLMWMASLMTSDCDYFMVITTNKNGSKTLQKLMGMSDDMDVFFFEAIMRLFIHVMTDKYASYVTIQGMRVFQQDKRELMYDQILRYACFLAGDQYGCIALNEIITDLDDPYYRDQLLDIVANNALLLSNDAYGNFVVQHVLKLRDSRCTRNIADKLCGYCVELSFKKYGSYIVERLLEAGDVPMATVVLDLLACKTEMLIRLARSEYGNFVVCKALELTNEILTADLFYGLVNRLMPYRHLLHRSPRSKIATILDSMSVPN from the coding sequence ATGGCAAACAACAATTCCTTTTCAATGTCGACAATGTTCAATACTATACAAGAAATCCTGAATGAGGAGCCTTTGACAGttccttctcctccttcacGTGGCGGCTATTCCTTATTCCACATCCGTAAAGCGGAGATGGATATTCAAAGGATTTTCAACTTCATGACTGGAAGTGAAGATTTGAAAGACGACATCTCAGTATTAGACACGGGAACGCTTATGTGGATGGCGTCTTTAATGACGTCTGACTGCGATTACTTCATGGTCATCACAACAAACAAGAACGGCTCCAAAACCCTACAGAAACTCATGGGAATGTCAGATGACATGgacgtcttcttctttgaggCTATCATGCGCCTCTTCATCCATGTCATGACTGACAAGTACGCCTCCTACGTGACGATACAGGGGATGAGAGTTTTTCAACAGGACAAGAGAGAGTTGATGTATGATCAAATTCTTCGATACGCGTGTTTCCTGGCGGGTGACCAGTACGGTTGCATCGCGCTCAACGAAATCATAACCGACTTGGACGATCCTTACTACAGAGACCAGCTCCTTGACATAGTCGCGAACAACGCTCTTTTGCTAAGCAACGATGCTTATGGCAACTTTGTGGTCCAACACGTGCTTAAACTACGTGACTCCCGTTGCACGCGTAACATTGCTGATAAACTATGTGGCTACTGCGTCGAGCTCTCGTTTAAAAAGTATGGAAGCTACATCGTGGAGCGGCTTTTGGAGGCGGGGGACGTACCAATGGCAACAGTGGTTCTGGATCTGTTGGCGTGCAAGACAGAGATGTTGATAAGGTTGGCGAGGAGCGAGTACGGGAATTTTGTGGTGTGCAAGGCACTGGAATTAACAAATGAGATCCTCACGGCTGATCTGTTTTACGGTTTGGTGAATAGGCTCATGCCTTATCGCCATCTCTTGCATAGGTCTCCTCGAAGCAAGATTGCAACCATCTTGGACTCAATGAGTGTCCCAAACTAG
- a CDS encoding CLAVATA 3/ESR (CLE)-like protein translates to MRRHDIIIKLLLLMCLLLSRFVTRECQEVHFKIGPAKIIAKPNNARVMPTWVRRSNFA, encoded by the exons ATGAGAAGACATGATATCATCATCaagcttctccttctcatGTGTCTTCTTCTCAGCAGATTCGTGACTCGGGAATGTCAAGAAG TCCATTTCAAGATTGGACCTGCAAAGATCATCGCAAAACCGAACAACGCAAGAGTGATGCCAACATGGGTAAGGAGATCCAATTTTGCATAA
- the UXS3 gene encoding UDP-glucuronic acid decarboxylase 3 (UDP-glucuronic acid decarboxylase 3 (UXS3); CONTAINS InterPro DOMAIN/s: NAD-dependent epimerase/dehydratase (InterPro:IPR001509), NAD(P)-binding domain (InterPro:IPR016040); BEST Arabidopsis thaliana protein match is: UDP-XYL synthase 5 (TAIR:AT3G46440.2); Has 42743 Blast hits to 42677 proteins in 3006 species: Archae - 845; Bacteria - 24952; Metazoa - 655; Fungi - 341; Plants - 1394; Viruses - 85; Other Eukaryotes - 14471 (source: NCBI BLink).), with amino-acid sequence MTFNAYSGLRSLSQAMAATSEKQNTTKPPPSPSPLRNSKFCQPNMRILISGGAGFIGSHLVDKLMENEKNEVVVADNYFTGSKENLKKWIGHPRFELIRHDVTEPLLIEVDRIYHLACPASPIFYKYNPVKTIKTNVIGTLNMLGLAKRVGARILLTSTSEVYGDPLIHPQPESYWGNVNPIGVRSCYDEGKRVAETLMFDYHRQHGIEIRIARIFNTYGPRMNIDDGRVVSNFIAQALRGEALTVQKPGTQTRSFCYVSDMVDGLIRLMEGNDTGPINIGNPGEFTMVELAETVKELINPSIEIKMVENTPDDPRQRKPDISKAKEVLGWEPKVKLREGLPLMEEDFRLRLNVPRN; translated from the exons ATGACATTTAATGCGTACTCAGGATTgagatctctctctcaagcAATGGCAGCTACAAGTGAGAAACAGAACACCACAAagcctcctccttctccttctcctctccGCAATTCCAAGTTTTGTCAG cCCAATATGAGGATCTTGATCTCTGGAGGAGCTGGCTTCATTGGTTCTCACTTGGTTGATAAGCTTATGGAAAATGAGAAGAATGAG GTGGTTGTTGCTGATAACTATTTCACTGGCTCAAAAGAAAACCTCAAGAAGTGGATCGGTCACCCCAGGTTTGAACTTATTCGTCACG ATGTTACCGAGCCTTTGTTGATCGAGGTTGATCGGATTTACCATCTTGCTTGTCCTGCCTCTCCTATCTTCTACAAATACAACCCTGTTAAG ACAATCAAGACCAATGTGATTGGTACACTCAACATGCTCGGTCTTGCCAAGCGTGTTGGAGCAAG AATTTTACTAACCTCAACCTCTGAAGTGTATGGAGATCCTCTCATCCACCCTCAACCAGAGAGCTACTGGGGAAATGTCAACCCTATTG GGGTTCGGAGTTGCTATGACGAAGGCAAGCGGGTAGCCGAAACCTTGATGTTTGACTACCACAGACAACATGGCATTG AAATCCGCATTGCTAGAATCTTCAACACATATGGTCCTCGAATGAACATCGATGATGGGCGTGTTGTGAGCAACTTCATTGCTCAAGCACTCCG GGGTGAGGCATTGACAGTTCAGAAACCGGGGACACAGACCCGCAGTTTCTGTTATGTCTCCGACATGGTGGATGGACTTATCCGTCTTATGGAAGGCAATGATACTGGCCCTATCAACATCGGTAACCCAG GTGAGTTCACAATGGTGGAACTGGCTGAGACGGTTAAGGAG CTTATTAACCCAAGCATAGAGATAAAGATGGTGGAGAACACACCAGATGATCCAAGACAGAGGAAACCAGACATTAGTAAAGCCAAAGAAGTGTTGGGTTGGGAGCCAAAGGTGAAGCTCAGAGAAGGACTTCCTCTCATGGAAGAAGATTTCCGACTAAGGCTTAACGTCCCAAGAAACTAA
- the UXS3 gene encoding UDP-glucuronic acid decarboxylase 3 translates to MPFRSDPFLLASLCENFCIIPNMRILISGGAGFIGSHLVDKLMENEKNEVVVADNYFTGSKENLKKWIGHPRFELIRHDVTEPLLIEVDRIYHLACPASPIFYKYNPVKTIKTNVIGTLNMLGLAKRVGARILLTSTSEVYGDPLIHPQPESYWGNVNPIGVRSCYDEGKRVAETLMFDYHRQHGIEIRIARIFNTYGPRMNIDDGRVVSNFIAQALRGEALTVQKPGTQTRSFCYVSDMVDGLIRLMEGNDTGPINIGNPGEFTMVELAETVKELINPSIEIKMVENTPDDPRQRKPDISKAKEVLGWEPKVKLREGLPLMEEDFRLRLNVPRN, encoded by the exons ATGCCATTTAGATCTGACCCTTTTTTGCTGGCTTCATTGTGTGAGAACTTCTGTATCATT cCCAATATGAGGATCTTGATCTCTGGAGGAGCTGGCTTCATTGGTTCTCACTTGGTTGATAAGCTTATGGAAAATGAGAAGAATGAG GTGGTTGTTGCTGATAACTATTTCACTGGCTCAAAAGAAAACCTCAAGAAGTGGATCGGTCACCCCAGGTTTGAACTTATTCGTCACG ATGTTACCGAGCCTTTGTTGATCGAGGTTGATCGGATTTACCATCTTGCTTGTCCTGCCTCTCCTATCTTCTACAAATACAACCCTGTTAAG ACAATCAAGACCAATGTGATTGGTACACTCAACATGCTCGGTCTTGCCAAGCGTGTTGGAGCAAG AATTTTACTAACCTCAACCTCTGAAGTGTATGGAGATCCTCTCATCCACCCTCAACCAGAGAGCTACTGGGGAAATGTCAACCCTATTG GGGTTCGGAGTTGCTATGACGAAGGCAAGCGGGTAGCCGAAACCTTGATGTTTGACTACCACAGACAACATGGCATTG AAATCCGCATTGCTAGAATCTTCAACACATATGGTCCTCGAATGAACATCGATGATGGGCGTGTTGTGAGCAACTTCATTGCTCAAGCACTCCG GGGTGAGGCATTGACAGTTCAGAAACCGGGGACACAGACCCGCAGTTTCTGTTATGTCTCCGACATGGTGGATGGACTTATCCGTCTTATGGAAGGCAATGATACTGGCCCTATCAACATCGGTAACCCAG GTGAGTTCACAATGGTGGAACTGGCTGAGACGGTTAAGGAG CTTATTAACCCAAGCATAGAGATAAAGATGGTGGAGAACACACCAGATGATCCAAGACAGAGGAAACCAGACATTAGTAAAGCCAAAGAAGTGTTGGGTTGGGAGCCAAAGGTGAAGCTCAGAGAAGGACTTCCTCTCATGGAAGAAGATTTCCGACTAAGGCTTAACGTCCCAAGAAACTAA
- the UXS3 gene encoding UDP-glucuronic acid decarboxylase 3: MRILISGGAGFIGSHLVDKLMENEKNEVVVADNYFTGSKENLKKWIGHPRFELIRHDVTEPLLIEVDRIYHLACPASPIFYKYNPVKTIKTNVIGTLNMLGLAKRVGARILLTSTSEVYGDPLIHPQPESYWGNVNPIGVRSCYDEGKRVAETLMFDYHRQHGIEIRIARIFNTYGPRMNIDDGRVVSNFIAQALRGEALTVQKPGTQTRSFCYVSDMVDGLIRLMEGNDTGPINIGNPGEFTMVELAETVKELINPSIEIKMVENTPDDPRQRKPDISKAKEVLGWEPKVKLREGLPLMEEDFRLRLNVPRN; the protein is encoded by the exons ATGAGGATCTTGATCTCTGGAGGAGCTGGCTTCATTGGTTCTCACTTGGTTGATAAGCTTATGGAAAATGAGAAGAATGAG GTGGTTGTTGCTGATAACTATTTCACTGGCTCAAAAGAAAACCTCAAGAAGTGGATCGGTCACCCCAGGTTTGAACTTATTCGTCACG ATGTTACCGAGCCTTTGTTGATCGAGGTTGATCGGATTTACCATCTTGCTTGTCCTGCCTCTCCTATCTTCTACAAATACAACCCTGTTAAG ACAATCAAGACCAATGTGATTGGTACACTCAACATGCTCGGTCTTGCCAAGCGTGTTGGAGCAAG AATTTTACTAACCTCAACCTCTGAAGTGTATGGAGATCCTCTCATCCACCCTCAACCAGAGAGCTACTGGGGAAATGTCAACCCTATTG GGGTTCGGAGTTGCTATGACGAAGGCAAGCGGGTAGCCGAAACCTTGATGTTTGACTACCACAGACAACATGGCATTG AAATCCGCATTGCTAGAATCTTCAACACATATGGTCCTCGAATGAACATCGATGATGGGCGTGTTGTGAGCAACTTCATTGCTCAAGCACTCCG GGGTGAGGCATTGACAGTTCAGAAACCGGGGACACAGACCCGCAGTTTCTGTTATGTCTCCGACATGGTGGATGGACTTATCCGTCTTATGGAAGGCAATGATACTGGCCCTATCAACATCGGTAACCCAG GTGAGTTCACAATGGTGGAACTGGCTGAGACGGTTAAGGAG CTTATTAACCCAAGCATAGAGATAAAGATGGTGGAGAACACACCAGATGATCCAAGACAGAGGAAACCAGACATTAGTAAAGCCAAAGAAGTGTTGGGTTGGGAGCCAAAGGTGAAGCTCAGAGAAGGACTTCCTCTCATGGAAGAAGATTTCCGACTAAGGCTTAACGTCCCAAGAAACTAA
- the UXS3 gene encoding UDP-glucuronic acid decarboxylase 3 (UDP-glucuronic acid decarboxylase 3 (UXS3); FUNCTIONS IN: UDP-glucuronate decarboxylase activity, catalytic activity; INVOLVED IN: nucleotide-sugar metabolic process, D-xylose metabolic process; LOCATED IN: cytosol; EXPRESSED IN: 25 plant structures; EXPRESSED DURING: 16 growth stages; CONTAINS InterPro DOMAIN/s: NAD-dependent epimerase/dehydratase (InterPro:IPR001509), NAD(P)-binding domain (InterPro:IPR016040); BEST Arabidopsis thaliana protein match is: UDP-XYL synthase 5 (TAIR:AT3G46440.2); Has 1807 Blast hits to 1807 proteins in 277 species: Archae - 0; Bacteria - 0; Metazoa - 736; Fungi - 347; Plants - 385; Viruses - 0; Other Eukaryotes - 339 (source: NCBI BLink).): MAATSEKQNTTKPPPSPSPLRNSKFCQPNMRILISGGAGFIGSHLVDKLMENEKNEVVVADNYFTGSKENLKKWIGHPRFELIRHDVTEPLLIEVDRIYHLACPASPIFYKYNPVKTIKTNVIGTLNMLGLAKRVGARILLTSTSEVYGDPLIHPQPESYWGNVNPIGVRSCYDEGKRVAETLMFDYHRQHGIEIRIARIFNTYGPRMNIDDGRVVSNFIAQALRGEALTVQKPGTQTRSFCYVSDMVDGLIRLMEGNDTGPINIGNPGEFTMVELAETVKELINPSIEIKMVENTPDDPRQRKPDISKAKEVLGWEPKVKLREGLPLMEEDFRLRLNVPRN, from the exons ATGGCAGCTACAAGTGAGAAACAGAACACCACAAagcctcctccttctccttctcctctccGCAATTCCAAGTTTTGTCAG cCCAATATGAGGATCTTGATCTCTGGAGGAGCTGGCTTCATTGGTTCTCACTTGGTTGATAAGCTTATGGAAAATGAGAAGAATGAG GTGGTTGTTGCTGATAACTATTTCACTGGCTCAAAAGAAAACCTCAAGAAGTGGATCGGTCACCCCAGGTTTGAACTTATTCGTCACG ATGTTACCGAGCCTTTGTTGATCGAGGTTGATCGGATTTACCATCTTGCTTGTCCTGCCTCTCCTATCTTCTACAAATACAACCCTGTTAAG ACAATCAAGACCAATGTGATTGGTACACTCAACATGCTCGGTCTTGCCAAGCGTGTTGGAGCAAG AATTTTACTAACCTCAACCTCTGAAGTGTATGGAGATCCTCTCATCCACCCTCAACCAGAGAGCTACTGGGGAAATGTCAACCCTATTG GGGTTCGGAGTTGCTATGACGAAGGCAAGCGGGTAGCCGAAACCTTGATGTTTGACTACCACAGACAACATGGCATTG AAATCCGCATTGCTAGAATCTTCAACACATATGGTCCTCGAATGAACATCGATGATGGGCGTGTTGTGAGCAACTTCATTGCTCAAGCACTCCG GGGTGAGGCATTGACAGTTCAGAAACCGGGGACACAGACCCGCAGTTTCTGTTATGTCTCCGACATGGTGGATGGACTTATCCGTCTTATGGAAGGCAATGATACTGGCCCTATCAACATCGGTAACCCAG GTGAGTTCACAATGGTGGAACTGGCTGAGACGGTTAAGGAG CTTATTAACCCAAGCATAGAGATAAAGATGGTGGAGAACACACCAGATGATCCAAGACAGAGGAAACCAGACATTAGTAAAGCCAAAGAAGTGTTGGGTTGGGAGCCAAAGGTGAAGCTCAGAGAAGGACTTCCTCTCATGGAAGAAGATTTCCGACTAAGGCTTAACGTCCCAAGAAACTAA
- a CDS encoding CLAVATA 3/ESR (CLE)-like protein (unknown protein; FUNCTIONS IN: molecular_function unknown; INVOLVED IN: biological_process unknown; LOCATED IN: endomembrane system; EXPRESSED IN: 8 plant structures; EXPRESSED DURING: F mature embryo stage, petal differentiation and expansion stage, E expanded cotyledon stage, D bilateral stage; Has 30201 Blast hits to 17322 proteins in 780 species: Archae - 12; Bacteria - 1396; Metazoa - 17338; Fungi - 3422; Plants - 5037; Viruses - 0; Other Eukaryotes - 2996 (source: NCBI BLink).) translates to MRRHDIIIKLLLLMCLLLSRFVTRECQEVHFKIGPAKIIAKPNNARVMPTWGEEKKWHKHPSGPNPTGNRHPPVKH, encoded by the exons ATGAGAAGACATGATATCATCATCaagcttctccttctcatGTGTCTTCTTCTCAGCAGATTCGTGACTCGGGAATGTCAAGAAG TCCATTTCAAGATTGGACCTGCAAAGATCATCGCAAAACCGAACAACGCAAGAGTGATGCCAACATGG GGCGAAGAAAAAAAGTGGCATAAGCACCCCTCGGGACCTAACCCAACAGGAAATCGTCACCCACCGGTCAAACACTGA
- the UBC7 gene encoding ubiquitin-conjugating enzyme E2 (ubiquitin carrier protein 7 (UBC7); CONTAINS InterPro DOMAIN/s: Ubiquitin-conjugating enzyme/RWD-like (InterPro:IPR016135), Ubiquitin-conjugating enzyme, E2 (InterPro:IPR000608); BEST Arabidopsis thaliana protein match is: ubiquitin-conjugating enzyme 13 (TAIR:AT3G46460.1); Has 30201 Blast hits to 17322 proteins in 780 species: Archae - 12; Bacteria - 1396; Metazoa - 17338; Fungi - 3422; Plants - 5037; Viruses - 0; Other Eukaryotes - 2996 (source: NCBI BLink).) translates to MASQASLLLQKQLKDLCKHPVDGFSAGLVDEKNIFEWSVTIIGPPDTLYEGGFFNAIMTFPQNYPNSPPTVRFTSDMWHPNVYSDGRVCISILHPPGDDPSGYELASERWTPVHTVESIMLSIISMLSGPNDESPANVEAAKEWRDKRDEFKKKVSRCVRKSQEMF, encoded by the exons atggCTTCGCAAGCTAGCCTTCTCCTTCAGAAACAACTCAAAG aTCTCTGTAAGCATCCTGTTGATGGATTCTCTGCTGGTCTCGTTGATGAGAAGAATATATTCGAATGGAGCGTTACCATTATCGGACCTCCTGATACTCTCTA TGAAGGAGGATTCTTTAACGCGATTATGACATTTCCGCAAAACTATCCGAATAGTCCGCCAACCGTGAGGTTTACTTCGGATATGTGGCATCCTAACG TTTATTCTGATGGTCGTGTTTGCATATCTATTCTTCATCCTCCCGGTGATGATCCTAGCGGTTATGAGCTTGCAAGCGAGCGTTGGACTCCTGTTCATACA GTTGAGAGTATTATGTTGAGTATCATATCAATGCTTTCTGGTCCTAACGATGAGTCTCCAGCAAATGTTGAAGCTGCC AAAGAATGGCGAGATAAGAGAGATGAGTTCAAGAAGAAAGTGAGCCGTTGTGTCAGAAAGTCTCAAGAAATGTTTTGA
- the LTP4 gene encoding lipid transfer protein 4 (lipid transfer protein 4 (LTP4); FUNCTIONS IN: lipid binding; INVOLVED IN: response to water deprivation, response to abscisic acid stimulus, lipid transport; LOCATED IN: endomembrane system; EXPRESSED IN: 16 plant structures; EXPRESSED DURING: 8 growth stages; CONTAINS InterPro DOMAIN/s: Bifunctional inhibitor/plant lipid transfer protein/seed storage (InterPro:IPR016140), Plant lipid transfer protein/seed storage/trypsin-alpha amylase inhibitor (InterPro:IPR003612), Plant lipid transfer protein/Par allergen (InterPro:IPR000528), Plant lipid transfer protein/hydrophobic protein, helical domain (InterPro:IPR013770); BEST Arabidopsis thaliana protein match is: lipid transfer protein 3 (TAIR:AT5G59320.1); Has 30201 Blast hits to 17322 proteins in 780 species: Archae - 12; Bacteria - 1396; Metazoa - 17338; Fungi - 3422; Plants - 5037; Viruses - 0; Other Eukaryotes - 2996 (source: NCBI BLink).), producing MAFALRFFTCFVLTVFIVASVDAAITCGTVASSLSPCLGYLSKGGVVPPPCCAGVKKLNGMAQTTPDRQQACRCLQSAAKGVNPSLASGLPGKCGVSIPYPISTSTNCATIK from the exons ATGGCTTTCGCTTTGAGGTTCTTCACATGCTTTGTTTTGACAGTGTTCATCGTTGCATCAGTGGATGCAGCAATAACATGTGGCACAGTGGCAAGTAGCTTGAGTCCATGTCTAGGCTACCTATCAAAGGGTGGGGTGGTGCCACCTCCGTGCTGTGCAGGAGTCAAAAAGTTGAACGGTATGGCTCAAACCACACCCGACCGCCAACAAGCATGCAGATGCTTACAGTCCGCTGCAAAAGGGGTTAATCCAAGTCTAGCCTCTGGCCTTCCTGGAAAGTGCGGTGTTAGCATCCCCTATCCCATCTCCACGAGCACCAACTGCGCCAC CATCAAGTGA